The following proteins are co-located in the Labrys monachus genome:
- a CDS encoding CopG family transcriptional regulator has translation MSPKTRMNVYFEPELLKKVEALALRRNVSKSAVIEAAVASFLSADASERLEAVFARRMDKLGRKVDGMDEDLAILGETLSLFIRFWLTVTPPLPDSAQASARAKGAERFDGFLQSLGRRLATGDRFLKELSRDVDVRRDGRAEPTADNP, from the coding sequence ATGAGTCCCAAGACCCGCATGAATGTCTATTTCGAGCCGGAGCTGTTGAAGAAGGTCGAGGCGCTAGCGCTGCGCCGCAACGTCTCCAAATCGGCTGTGATCGAGGCGGCCGTCGCGTCCTTTCTGTCGGCCGATGCCTCGGAGCGGTTGGAGGCGGTGTTCGCGCGGCGCATGGACAAGCTCGGCCGAAAGGTCGATGGGATGGACGAGGATCTTGCCATCCTCGGCGAAACGCTCTCGCTGTTCATCCGCTTCTGGCTGACCGTGACCCCGCCGCTGCCCGACAGTGCCCAGGCGTCGGCGCGCGCCAAGGGCGCGGAGCGGTTCGACGGATTCCTGCAATCGCTCGGGCGAAGGCTTGCGACAGGCGATCGGTTTCTGAAGGAACTGTCGCGGGACGTGGATGTGCGGCGCGATGGGAGGGCGGAACCAACTGCCGACAATCCATGA
- a CDS encoding conjugal transfer protein TraG gives MSGSRVLWGQVAIVLLIVLTAIWGATEWTAWRLGFQVQLGVPWFELGGWPVYYPPIFFWWWYAYDAYAPAIFIEGALIAVSGGFLSIAVAITLSIIRAREAKNVATYGSARWASSEEVKAAGLLDPDGVVLGRLDRDYLRHDGPEHVLCFAPTRSGKGVGLVVPTLLTWPGSVIVHDIKGENWGLTAGFRARHGRVLLFDPTDAKSSAYNPLLEVRRGDWEVRDVQNIADILVDPEGALDKRNHWEKTSHSLLVGVILHVLYAEPDKTLAGVANFLSDPKRPMEATLRAMMSTSHLGEAGVHPVIASSARELLNKSDNERSGVLSTAMSFLGLYRDPVVAKVTARCDWRIADLVAGKRPVSLYLVVPPSDIARTKPLIRLILNQVGRRLTEELNAANRHRLLLMLDEFPALGRLDFFESALAFMAGYGIKSFLIAQSLNQIEKAYGANNSVLDNCHVRVAFATNDERTAKRVSDSLGTATEMRDSTNYAGHRLSPWLGHLMVSRQETARPLLTPGEVMQLPPTDELLLVAGVPPIRAKKARYYEDARFKERLLPPPDLSAQSKAPKTPSGDDWSALTIPTLVAPSASLPPEAAATDPANAGIRREPELPEHEEIVPDERPVAGEFDVLDDEPDVDAAKSRTIRQRITSVARQATMDPADGIEL, from the coding sequence ATGTCGGGAAGTCGTGTCCTTTGGGGACAAGTTGCCATCGTCCTGTTGATCGTGCTCACTGCGATCTGGGGCGCGACCGAATGGACGGCGTGGCGGCTCGGGTTCCAAGTGCAGTTGGGTGTGCCGTGGTTCGAGCTTGGTGGCTGGCCGGTCTACTACCCGCCCATCTTCTTCTGGTGGTGGTACGCCTACGACGCCTATGCGCCTGCGATCTTCATCGAAGGGGCGCTCATCGCCGTGTCCGGCGGTTTCCTCTCCATCGCCGTCGCCATCACCCTGTCAATCATCCGGGCGCGCGAGGCGAAGAACGTCGCCACCTACGGCTCGGCACGCTGGGCCTCGTCCGAGGAGGTGAAGGCGGCCGGACTGCTTGACCCGGACGGCGTGGTGCTCGGCAGGCTCGATCGCGACTATCTCCGTCACGACGGCCCGGAGCATGTGCTGTGCTTCGCGCCGACCCGCTCCGGTAAGGGCGTCGGGCTTGTGGTGCCGACGCTGCTGACCTGGCCCGGCAGCGTCATTGTCCACGACATCAAGGGCGAGAACTGGGGGCTGACAGCGGGTTTCCGCGCCAGACACGGTCGCGTGCTGCTGTTCGATCCGACCGATGCGAAATCCTCCGCCTACAATCCGCTGCTGGAGGTCCGGCGCGGCGATTGGGAGGTGCGCGACGTCCAGAACATCGCCGACATCCTGGTCGATCCCGAGGGCGCGCTCGACAAGCGCAATCATTGGGAAAAGACCAGCCATTCGCTACTGGTCGGCGTGATCCTACACGTCCTCTATGCCGAGCCGGACAAGACGCTGGCCGGCGTCGCCAACTTCCTCTCCGATCCGAAACGCCCCATGGAGGCGACGCTGCGCGCCATGATGTCCACGTCGCATCTGGGCGAGGCCGGCGTCCATCCCGTCATCGCCTCGTCGGCGCGCGAGCTGCTCAACAAATCCGACAACGAGCGATCGGGCGTGCTGTCCACGGCTATGTCGTTTCTCGGCCTCTATCGCGATCCCGTGGTGGCGAAGGTGACGGCGCGCTGCGACTGGCGCATCGCCGATCTCGTCGCTGGCAAGCGGCCCGTCAGCCTCTATCTCGTCGTGCCGCCGTCAGACATCGCCCGCACCAAGCCGCTCATCCGCCTGATCCTCAATCAGGTCGGACGGCGGCTGACCGAGGAGCTGAACGCCGCCAACCGCCACCGCCTGCTGTTGATGCTCGACGAGTTTCCGGCGCTGGGCCGGCTCGACTTCTTCGAGTCCGCCCTAGCCTTCATGGCGGGCTACGGTATCAAGAGTTTCCTGATAGCACAGAGCCTCAACCAGATCGAGAAGGCCTATGGCGCCAACAATTCTGTGCTCGACAATTGCCATGTCCGTGTTGCCTTCGCCACCAATGACGAGCGCACCGCCAAGCGCGTGTCGGACTCGCTGGGCACCGCGACCGAGATGCGTGATTCCACCAACTATGCCGGCCATCGGCTGTCGCCCTGGCTCGGCCATCTCATGGTGTCGCGGCAGGAGACGGCCCGACCGCTGCTGACCCCCGGCGAGGTGATGCAGCTTCCTCCGACCGACGAACTGCTGTTGGTCGCGGGCGTGCCGCCGATCCGGGCGAAGAAGGCGCGCTACTACGAGGATGCCCGCTTCAAGGAGCGGTTGCTGCCACCGCCCGACCTGTCCGCTCAGTCCAAGGCGCCGAAAACGCCATCCGGCGACGACTGGTCGGCGCTGACGATACCGACGCTCGTTGCTCCATCAGCATCGCTGCCTCCGGAAGCCGCCGCGACCGATCCCGCCAACGCCGGCATTCGCCGCGAGCCGGAATTGCCAGAGCATGAGGAGATCGTGCCGGATGAGCGCCCGGTAGCTGGTGAGTTCGACGTGCTCGACGACGAACCGGACGTGGACGCCGCCAAATCCCGCACCATCCGCCAGCGGATCACGTCTGTCGCGCGTCAGGCGACGATGGACCCCGCCGACGGCATCGAATTGTAG
- a CDS encoding DNA -binding domain-containing protein, producing MRVKPELDPDVDDLAPMEPDVTRYDEAHFVTYLRLLDAETDGADWTEVARIVLHRDPVAETARTRTCWESHLARARWMTKIGYRRILEQAVEEARNTRH from the coding sequence ATGCGCGTCAAACCCGAACTCGATCCCGATGTTGACGATCTGGCTCCCATGGAGCCGGATGTGACCCGCTATGACGAGGCGCATTTCGTCACCTATCTGCGCCTGCTCGACGCCGAGACCGATGGGGCCGACTGGACGGAGGTGGCGCGGATCGTGCTGCATCGCGATCCCGTCGCGGAAACCGCCCGAACCCGCACATGCTGGGAAAGCCACCTCGCCCGCGCCCGGTGGATGACCAAGATCGGCTACAGGCGCATTCTGGAACAGGCAGTTGAGGAAGCCCGCAACACGCGGCACTGA
- a CDS encoding helix-turn-helix domain-containing protein — translation MDLKEVMAINLRRIRHDKQLTQEELADRADLSARYIGAIERADVSASVTVLGQIADALGIEPAELVTKSG, via the coding sequence ATGGATCTCAAGGAGGTCATGGCGATCAATCTGCGTCGGATACGTCATGACAAACAACTGACGCAGGAAGAGCTGGCGGATCGCGCGGACCTGAGCGCGCGCTATATCGGGGCGATCGAGCGCGCCGATGTGTCGGCCAGCGTCACCGTTCTCGGCCAGATCGCCGATGCCCTGGGGATCGAACCGGCCGAACTGGTTACGAAATCAGGCTGA
- a CDS encoding LysR family transcriptional regulator yields MSLRYALAVAEHLNFRHAANRLGVSQSCVSTRIKTLEQDLNILLFERRHRGVRLTEAGRCFIAEVATGIEHLDHAINTAGALSTGAVGRLHIGLHSSIAAGFLADLRRRFRNEHPNVELMITEGRSADTIRQVREGSLDIAFVMGAVDAPDCHSCLVWSEPFVIAVPVHHPLGAAESFGWLDLAPETFLVRQSGAGPQLLNHITRRIVERDRTPNIRRCDVGRDTLMHMAADGEGVTLTTEAAAHVPFPGIIFRQITDETERAQFSAVWSPHNRSPALKNLLDLAAATGRSA; encoded by the coding sequence GTGTCCCTCCGATATGCGTTGGCCGTTGCTGAACATTTGAACTTCCGCCATGCCGCCAATCGGCTGGGCGTAAGCCAATCCTGCGTCAGCACCCGGATCAAGACATTGGAACAGGATCTCAATATCCTGCTGTTCGAGAGGCGTCATCGCGGGGTTCGGTTGACCGAGGCCGGACGCTGCTTCATCGCGGAGGTCGCGACAGGCATCGAGCATCTCGATCATGCCATCAACACCGCCGGAGCGCTTTCGACAGGCGCAGTCGGGCGTCTTCATATCGGTCTGCATTCTTCGATCGCCGCGGGATTTCTCGCCGACCTCCGCCGCCGGTTTCGGAACGAGCACCCGAATGTCGAACTGATGATCACCGAAGGGCGGTCCGCCGACACGATCCGACAGGTCCGGGAAGGCTCGCTCGACATCGCCTTCGTCATGGGAGCGGTAGACGCCCCCGATTGCCATTCCTGCCTGGTCTGGAGCGAGCCTTTTGTCATTGCCGTGCCAGTCCATCATCCATTGGGGGCCGCCGAGAGTTTTGGATGGCTCGATCTGGCGCCGGAAACCTTCCTCGTCCGGCAGAGTGGTGCTGGTCCGCAATTGCTAAACCATATCACCCGTCGGATCGTCGAGCGGGACCGGACACCCAACATCCGGCGCTGCGATGTCGGTCGCGACACGCTGATGCACATGGCCGCCGATGGCGAAGGGGTGACCCTCACCACCGAGGCAGCGGCACATGTGCCGTTTCCCGGCATCATATTCCGGCAGATCACCGACGAGACGGAACGCGCTCAATTCAGCGCAGTGTGGTCGCCGCACAACCGCAGCCCGGCGCTGAAGAACCTGCTCGACCTCGCGGCTGCGACGGGCCGGTCAGCCTGA
- a CDS encoding bacteriohemerythrin yields MEKAGSSLMTWSDGLSVGVTALDTEHQRLIEMVNQLWDGMQSGAGNAAVGQVLDGLIAYTASHFKHEEELFAKTGYPATAGHKQEHDELTRQVLDVQAKYKSGVYSVLSLEVLTFLKKWLVNHIQGSDQRYGSHLNAMGIR; encoded by the coding sequence ATGGAGAAAGCAGGATCATCCCTGATGACCTGGAGCGACGGCCTGAGTGTCGGCGTCACTGCACTCGACACCGAGCATCAGAGGCTCATCGAAATGGTCAATCAACTCTGGGACGGCATGCAGTCCGGCGCCGGCAACGCCGCTGTCGGCCAGGTGCTCGATGGGCTGATCGCCTACACGGCATCGCATTTCAAGCACGAGGAAGAGCTCTTCGCCAAGACCGGCTATCCCGCCACGGCCGGTCACAAACAGGAGCATGACGAACTGACGCGCCAAGTGCTCGATGTGCAGGCCAAATACAAGTCCGGCGTCTACAGTGTTCTGTCACTGGAGGTTCTGACCTTCCTCAAGAAATGGCTGGTCAATCACATCCAGGGCAGCGACCAGCGCTACGGATCCCATCTCAACGCAATGGGCATCAGGTGA
- a CDS encoding chemotaxis protein CheW, translating to MSDAINNHSESIQYATVMIGGQVFGLPVSRVHDVFMPQSITRVPRSRPEIAGVLNLRGRIVTAIDMRRRLDLPSRDDGGTAMAVGIESKGESYGLLIDTVGEVLDLLGSGREPNPVNLDPRWTAVSSGVHRLDGRLMVILDVERVLAGMFEAIAA from the coding sequence ATGAGCGACGCGATCAACAACCACAGCGAGAGCATCCAGTACGCCACCGTGATGATTGGCGGTCAGGTGTTCGGCCTGCCGGTCTCCCGTGTCCACGATGTGTTCATGCCGCAGTCGATCACCCGGGTGCCGCGGTCGCGGCCGGAGATCGCCGGTGTGCTCAACCTGCGCGGTCGCATCGTCACGGCGATTGACATGCGTCGGAGGTTGGATCTTCCCTCCCGCGACGACGGCGGCACAGCGATGGCGGTCGGCATCGAAAGCAAGGGCGAGAGCTACGGCCTGCTCATCGACACAGTCGGGGAAGTGCTCGATCTACTGGGAAGCGGTCGCGAACCGAACCCGGTCAATCTCGATCCGCGTTGGACCGCAGTTTCCAGCGGGGTCCATCGGCTCGACGGACGACTGATGGTCATCCTCGACGTCGAACGCGTTCTCGCCGGGATGTTCGAAGCAATAGCCGCTTGA